AACCGATATTACACCTCCGGCTCGGCCGCGGCCGCCGTCATCGCGGCGACTTCCTCGCGCAGCGGGCGCTCCACGTCGCGCTCCACGTCCAGCCCGAGCAGACGGCCGTCTTCCATGGTTTTGCGCCCGCCCACGTACACGTCGCGTACCATGCCGCTCCTGACGACTTGCAGGTCGGCCCAGCCGCCCACGCCGAGGGCGCCGATATATCCGGCGCCGAAGTCGAAGCGCTGGCGGCCGAAGCCTTCGATCACCCGCGGATCGATCTCGCCGCGGTAGCGCGCCTTGAGGAACTCGCGCTCGCCCTGCACGTTCAGATCGTCGTTGCTGGCCTCGCCGTCGGTGCCGCACCACAGAGGGATCCCCGAGGCCAGCAGCGCCGGCACGTCGGGGAAGCCCGTCTTGACGCGCGCGTTCATGCGCGCGTCGAGCACGACCTTCATGCCGTTGCGGGCAATGAGGCGGCGTTCTTCGTCGTCGAGCCAGCAGCAATCCGACAGGATCACGTGCGACAACGACGGCACGCGCCCCTCGTCGAGCAGGCGCTGCAAAAACACCATCGGCCGGCAGCCGTGCCGCTTCAGCGACAGATCCACGTCGCCCCGATCCTCAGAAAGATGGAACTGCACGGGACGGCGCAGTTCCCAGCCCAGCGCGATGCCGCGCGCGATCGCGGCTTCCGTGGAGGCGTGCATGCTGTGCAGCGCCGGACAGATCATCAGCGCCTCGTCTTCGAGCGCCGTCAGCTCGCGCAGATACCGCTCCGCCGTTTCCGGCGTCTCGTAATAGGAGCGCTGCGAGGCTTTTTTGCCCGCGGAGGCGTCTTCGTTGACGACGTCGTAATTCATGCGGCCGAAGACCAAACGGATGCCTACCGACCGCGCCGCCGCCAGCACCTCGCGGTCCAGCTCGTTGCCGCGCCCGCCGTGCAGATAATAACTCGCCATCACGCTCGTCGTACCGAAAGCCATCATGCGCGCGAAGGCCCGCTCGCAGGCCAGACGCACCCGCCGCGGCGTCATCGCCGTGGAATAGCGGTAGATCGTGTGCCGGCACCACGTCCCGAGATCCCAGCTTTTGTCGGCGATATCGGTGTAGATCGACTGCTCGGGATGAGAATGGGCGTTGAAAAGCCCCGCCCGGATCACGGCGGCGTCCGACGGGCATTTGCCCGCGCCGCCGAGCGGCGTCAGTTCGGTCACGAGGCCGCGCTCGTCCCACCCGATCCGTCCGTAAAAGACCGACGCGCCGTCGTCGATCCAGCCCGTGAGCTGAACCATGGTCATCACTCCTTCGAAAAAATCTTTTTACGAAGTTCCGTTTTCCCGCGGCCGCCCTGAAATTTTTCGGTCAGGCGCGCCGCCGACACGTCCCTGTTGTCATTTAAACATTTTATTATCAACTATGCAAGTCTCCGGCCCTGCGCGGCTTTCCGCAACGAATGGCGTTTTCCTCGCCGGCGGCGCGGCGCGTTACCGCCTTTCAAGTGATTTTATGCCGTGAATTTTCCATTGTATTGAATCTAACAATATGATAAAATTTTTTTCGATTTCAAGATTTCGATCCATTCGGACCGTGCGGCCCGAAAAATATCTTTTGATCCAGGAGTGATGTCAATGTCGTGGAGTTTTGCCGAAAACGTTTTATCGCTCAAGTTCGACGCGCTGTGGACCACCGCCGTCGCCCTGCTGCTGCTCATCGTCGGCTATGGGCTGCGCCGCCGCCTGCGCTTTTTCGAAACGTTCTGCATCCCCGCGCCGGTCGTCGGCGGCCTGCTCATGGCCATCCTCGCCCTGGTCCTGCATCATAACGGCGGCGCCAGCGTCAAGTTCACCACCTCGCTGCAGTCGCCGATGATGCTGGCCTTCTTCACCACCGTCGGCATCGGCGGCAGCTTGGCGCTGCTGCGGCGCGGCGGCAAGGCGCTGATCGTCTATCTGGTCTTCTGCTGGATCCTCGCCGTCGTCCAGAACGGCGCGGGCGCGGCGCTGGCAAAGCTCTTCGGCATCCATCCCGCCCTCGGCGTCATGGCCGGAGCCGTCTCGCTCGAAGGCGGACACGGCGCGGCCGCTTCTTTCGGCCCTCTCACCGAAAATCTCGGCGTCGCCGGCGCGGCCGCCGTCGCCATCGCTTCCGCCACTTACGGCCTGATCGCCGGCGGCCTGCTCGGCGGCCCGATCTGCAAATGGCTGATCGACAAAAACCACGTCGACATCCAGGCCAGCGACGACGCCATCTATCAAAAGAGCGCCGCCGAAGTCATGCACGAGGGCGGCAACAGCGAGGTCACCGCCGACGGCTTCATGAAATCGCTGTGCCTCGTGCTCGTCATCATGGCGCTCGGCTCGCTGCTTTCCGGCTATATCGCCCGCTTCACCAAGGGAACGAACTTCAGCCTGCCCGGTTACGTCACCGCCATGTTCGTGGCCGTGATCTTCCGCAATCTCAACGATCATCTCCATCTGGTCAAGATCAACACCCGCTGCGTCGACCTGATCAGCGACGTCGCTCTCGGCGTGTTCCTGACCATGGCGATGATGAGCCTGCGCATCTGGGATCTGTACGATCTGGTCCTGCCGCTGATGGGCATCCTGCTGTTCCAGACGCTGCTGATCGCGACGCTCGGCGCCCTCGTGCTGTTCCCGCTGCTGGGCAGGGATTACGACGCCGCCGTCATGTGCGCCGGCTTCGTCGGCCACGGTCTGGGCGCCACGCCCAACGCCGTCGCCAACATGGGGGCCGTCTGCGAACGCTACGGCGTGATGTCGCACAAGGCGTTCCTGATCGTGCCGCTCTGCGGCGCGGTGCTGATCGATCTGGTCGGGCTGCCCAACATCGTCTGGTTCATCAACTGGTGCACGGCCGCGGCCAAGTAACTCGGAATTTTTGGAATCCTGCAAGCACGCTTCGGCAGCAGAGGCACCTATGTCGGGTCTGGGTGACCCAAAAAGGAGATCGTCCAATTGAGAAAAGCGGTATTTGCGATCCTGTCAGTCGTCATGTTCTGTCTGCCGGCATGCGGAACGGAGGAAGCCCCGAGGCATGCAGAGGCGCGCGCTGGGTTGAAGCCCAACGGCATCTGGCTGACTCCTTTCTATTATAAGAACAGCATCGACGGCTTCCACTCAAACGCTGGAACTTGGGACTCCGACACCAAACTCTATGGCGTCACGTTGGGCTACAGCAAGCTCACTCCCGCAGGTCTGCTGGGGGCCGTTCTCAACCTCGGCAGGTACGACGCTCAAGGGAAAGGCAGGCTGACGGGCAGCAGCGCGGAGGGCAACGTCGCCGGCTTCGGTACGTTTTTCGGCACGCGGCTGGGCACGTGGAACGTCACGGCCAGCCTGTCGCATCACTGGCTGGACGGCAATCTGCGCGGTTCGGTGCGCGGCATTCCTTTTCAGTCCGACGCGGTGAAGGCGCGCATTTTCACGGCGGGGCTGAAGGGGTCGTTTTTGGGGCTGCATCGTACAGGCAGTCTCAAGGTTACGCCATTTCTCGGCGTCAACTACGCCCATTACGGCGAGGACGCCTTTACTGTCTCGATAGCGGCTCGTCCCCTGATCGACACGGGCAGCGGCTCATTCAGCCAATGGACATTTCCTCTCGGGCTGCATTTGGACTGGGATGCCGCGCATACGCCGACGGGCTGGTCGCTCAGACCGTCGCTCGAGCTGGCTTACGTGCGCGCGGCCGGCGATGTGGACTTCCGCACCAAGCTGCGCCGCATATCGGGCGGCGCAGGCGCAGTGGATTTCAACACGGCGATGGCCGACGAGAACAGTTTCCGCGCCTCTTTAAACCTCGAAGCTCAGAAAAAATGGTTTTCGCTGGGCGTCAAACTAAGCGGCACGCTGAGTTCCCACCAGCACAGCTTCGGTGCCGCTCTGACGGGGAAGTGGCAGTTTTAGTTTTTCGCTTCCCGGCTGAAAAAACAGACGACGGGCATCGTTTTCCAAGACCCGTGAAGCACTGATACTAATTCTTGATAGAAAGTATTAACATAGTTTCCCGGGCGCTGCGGGGGAGTTCAGTCGCTCAGGACTATTTCGACCGCTGTACGGTCTGCGCAGCTCGCTTTATGAATCTCCCCCGCAGCGCCTCTGTATTCGGCATTTTAATTGAGAAATAGTATGGGGATCTTTGATTGGATCAAGAACCGCGAGTCCTTCGCCGTTTCCGCCGCGCCTCGGGACTCCTCCCGTCACATGACAAAAATGCCCGGCGCTAACGGTTGACATGTTAGCGTCGGGCATTTATTTCACTCCGCGCGGAAAGAAAAACTTTCCGCCGCCTCTTTTTTTCATGGCGGCGTCCCGTGGGACGTGGGAGGCCGCTCTTGTTTTCGATTTACTCGGTGTTCAGCAAAACCGCGGTGGCGCGCTCGGTCACTTCCGCCTCGAGCGGGTTGTTCGGCGCGTCGTCAAAAACCGCGCCGGCGCCATTTTTCGGGGAGTTGCTCTTGGCCTGAAAAATGTTTTTATGTCTTGGCAGATACGACGAATCATCTTTCTCTTTTTGCAGAAAATTCCCGCAGCGCCTCCAGCGACAGATGTACATAATTCCGCCGCGGATCCGGCAGCACGGAACGAAAACCAAGCCGCCGCGCCAGCGCGCAGAAACGCGCTTGTTCGCGGGCGCCGATCGCCACGTCGGCCGCCTGGCCGGTCAGATGCCGGCTATGCGGCACGCCGCCGACGCGGGCGTTATGGCGGGGGCAGCGCCGCCCGCTGGTAAAGGTCAGGCGCTTTTTCCAGCTCGCCTGAAGCTCTGCCAGCTTCTTCAAAAAAACGGCGTCCATGCCTGCCGCGCCACAGCAGCGGCAGCACAGCGATTCCATCTGGCGGGCGTCCAGTTC
This sequence is a window from Pyramidobacter sp. YE332. Protein-coding genes within it:
- a CDS encoding amidohydrolase family protein, which translates into the protein MVQLTGWIDDGASVFYGRIGWDERGLVTELTPLGGAGKCPSDAAVIRAGLFNAHSHPEQSIYTDIADKSWDLGTWCRHTIYRYSTAMTPRRVRLACERAFARMMAFGTTSVMASYYLHGGRGNELDREVLAAARSVGIRLVFGRMNYDVVNEDASAGKKASQRSYYETPETAERYLRELTALEDEALMICPALHSMHASTEAAIARGIALGWELRRPVQFHLSEDRGDVDLSLKRHGCRPMVFLQRLLDEGRVPSLSHVILSDCCWLDDEERRLIARNGMKVVLDARMNARVKTGFPDVPALLASGIPLWCGTDGEASNDDLNVQGEREFLKARYRGEIDPRVIEGFGRQRFDFGAGYIGALGVGGWADLQVVRSGMVRDVYVGGRKTMEDGRLLGLDVERDVERPLREEVAAMTAAAAEPEV
- the gltS gene encoding sodium/glutamate symporter, which gives rise to MSWSFAENVLSLKFDALWTTAVALLLLIVGYGLRRRLRFFETFCIPAPVVGGLLMAILALVLHHNGGASVKFTTSLQSPMMLAFFTTVGIGGSLALLRRGGKALIVYLVFCWILAVVQNGAGAALAKLFGIHPALGVMAGAVSLEGGHGAAASFGPLTENLGVAGAAAVAIASATYGLIAGGLLGGPICKWLIDKNHVDIQASDDAIYQKSAAEVMHEGGNSEVTADGFMKSLCLVLVIMALGSLLSGYIARFTKGTNFSLPGYVTAMFVAVIFRNLNDHLHLVKINTRCVDLISDVALGVFLTMAMMSLRIWDLYDLVLPLMGILLFQTLLIATLGALVLFPLLGRDYDAAVMCAGFVGHGLGATPNAVANMGAVCERYGVMSHKAFLIVPLCGAVLIDLVGLPNIVWFINWCTAAAK
- a CDS encoding autotransporter outer membrane beta-barrel domain-containing protein; translated protein: MFCLPACGTEEAPRHAEARAGLKPNGIWLTPFYYKNSIDGFHSNAGTWDSDTKLYGVTLGYSKLTPAGLLGAVLNLGRYDAQGKGRLTGSSAEGNVAGFGTFFGTRLGTWNVTASLSHHWLDGNLRGSVRGIPFQSDAVKARIFTAGLKGSFLGLHRTGSLKVTPFLGVNYAHYGEDAFTVSIAARPLIDTGSGSFSQWTFPLGLHLDWDAAHTPTGWSLRPSLELAYVRAAGDVDFRTKLRRISGGAGAVDFNTAMADENSFRASLNLEAQKKWFSLGVKLSGTLSSHQHSFGAALTGKWQF
- a CDS encoding D-Ala-D-Ala carboxypeptidase family metallohydrolase; translated protein: MEVWKLLVALAALVVPLLTGESGGTPGRRPKATAEASRMLPALAELDARQMESLCCRCCGAAGMDAVFLKKLAELQASWKKRLTFTSGRRCPRHNARVGGVPHSRHLTGQAADVAIGAREQARFCALARRLGFRSVLPDPRRNYVHLSLEALREFSAKRER